One Candidatus Eisenbacteria bacterium DNA window includes the following coding sequences:
- a CDS encoding thiamine pyrophosphate-binding protein: MATVVELISTMLKREGVQYIFGIPGGGGTIDLLSAAEKDGIRFVLNTHETAAAMMACVVGELTGTPGVVVTAISPGITNIANGVAYAYLDRSPLLVLSDNYPWAATQVLLRQVLNSRQLFQGITKWTASLSAEWAHETLQRAFRTMLEERPGPVQLDLPDDVTMKQVADKLFPLVSKQVMARLYSEEPAGFSQVVGRIREAKAPVIIAGMGVRWDSAYLELRALAERIGAPVFCTPKAKGALPENHPYSAGVFIGGKLEMDILGKADLIIGVGLDPADMLAKPWKYSQPIIAIDRVTNYNEIYHAEMELVGNIAEILTMLSGSLPAEHKWDERVAPAYRKKVYDALALPAQGLALFRVSDITREITSEDVILTMDVGASKLLLSQIWRPYQPNSVLMSNPLGTMGFGVPSAIAAKLTFPIRQVVSLCGDGGFSMRMAELQTAMQLGVAPVIVVLSDQALSQIRIKQVKKGLAVVGTEFRAPDYIKIAEAFGGRGISVGTEAEYSDALKEALGSNRFTLIQARIDPSQYAAQFDAIREL; the protein is encoded by the coding sequence ATGGCTACTGTTGTCGAACTGATCTCCACCATGCTGAAGCGCGAGGGTGTCCAGTACATCTTCGGAATACCGGGCGGGGGAGGCACCATCGATCTGCTAAGCGCCGCTGAGAAGGACGGCATCCGGTTCGTATTGAACACCCACGAAACAGCGGCGGCCATGATGGCGTGCGTCGTCGGGGAGTTGACCGGGACACCCGGCGTCGTCGTGACGGCCATCTCCCCAGGCATTACCAATATCGCCAACGGCGTGGCCTACGCCTACCTGGACAGATCGCCGCTCCTCGTCCTGTCGGACAACTATCCATGGGCCGCCACCCAGGTGCTGCTCCGCCAGGTTCTGAACTCGCGGCAGCTCTTCCAGGGGATTACCAAGTGGACCGCATCATTGTCCGCTGAATGGGCACACGAAACCCTGCAACGGGCTTTCCGCACGATGCTGGAGGAACGGCCTGGCCCCGTTCAACTGGATCTTCCCGACGACGTGACCATGAAACAGGTAGCGGACAAGCTGTTCCCTCTCGTTTCCAAACAAGTGATGGCGCGCCTCTACTCCGAGGAGCCAGCGGGCTTCAGCCAGGTGGTGGGCCGGATTCGGGAGGCGAAGGCGCCGGTCATCATCGCCGGTATGGGGGTACGCTGGGATAGCGCGTACCTGGAACTCAGGGCTCTGGCCGAGCGGATCGGCGCTCCGGTCTTCTGCACTCCCAAGGCGAAGGGAGCGCTACCGGAGAACCACCCCTACTCAGCCGGCGTCTTCATCGGCGGCAAGCTGGAGATGGACATCCTGGGGAAGGCCGATCTCATCATCGGCGTGGGACTGGACCCGGCTGACATGCTGGCCAAGCCATGGAAGTACAGCCAGCCCATCATCGCCATCGATCGGGTCACCAACTACAACGAAATCTACCATGCCGAGATGGAGTTGGTAGGTAACATCGCCGAGATTCTGACCATGCTGTCCGGTTCATTGCCCGCGGAGCACAAGTGGGACGAAAGGGTTGCTCCTGCCTACCGCAAGAAGGTGTACGATGCCCTGGCTCTGCCTGCCCAGGGGCTGGCCCTCTTCAGGGTCTCCGACATCACGCGGGAGATCACATCCGAGGATGTGATCCTGACCATGGATGTGGGTGCCTCCAAGCTCCTGCTCAGCCAGATCTGGCGGCCTTATCAGCCCAACTCCGTGCTCATGTCCAACCCTCTTGGCACCATGGGCTTTGGCGTTCCCTCGGCCATCGCTGCCAAGCTGACCTTCCCGATTCGACAGGTCGTCTCCCTCTGCGGCGACGGCGGCTTCTCCATGCGGATGGCTGAACTGCAGACGGCCATGCAGTTAGGCGTGGCCCCTGTCATCGTGGTCCTGAGTGATCAGGCGCTCAGCCAGATACGGATCAAGCAAGTGAAAAAGGGGCTTGCGGTGGTCGGCACCGAATTCCGAGCTCCGGATTACATCAAGATTGCCGAGGCGTTCGGGGGCAGAGGAATCTCCGTGGGTACGGAGGCCGAGTATTCCGACGCGCTCAAGGAGGCGCTGGGGTCGAATCGTTTCACCCTCATCCAAGCTCGAATCGACCCCAGCCAATATGCTGCGCAGTTCGATGCGATTCGGGAGCTATAG